In the genome of Sorangium aterium, one region contains:
- a CDS encoding enolase C-terminal domain-like protein → MADEEQRASVPIERIEVAAYTVPTDRPESDGTLAWRETTLVVVHASAGGERGLGYTYADVATARLVADRLAGVVRGRDAMAVPGAWAAMVSSVRNLGRPGIAQMAIAAVDAALWDLKARLLALPLATLLGMARDRAPIYGSGGFTSYTEAELAEQLGGWVSAGIPRVKMKVGRDPDADLARVRAARRAIGQDAALFVDANGAYSRKQALAFAERFAGEGVRWFEEPVTSDDLDGLRLLRGRAPAGMDIAAGEYGYDLVYFRRMLDAGAVDVLQADASRCGITGFLAAAALCEARSLDLSCHCAPSLHLHPACAVQRLAHIEFFHDHVRIERMLFEGAAAPAGGALAPDLARSGMGISLRRADAERFAV, encoded by the coding sequence ATGGCCGACGAGGAGCAGCGCGCGTCGGTGCCGATCGAGCGGATCGAGGTGGCCGCGTACACCGTCCCGACCGACCGCCCGGAGTCGGACGGCACGCTCGCGTGGCGCGAGACGACGCTGGTCGTCGTGCACGCGTCGGCCGGGGGCGAGCGAGGGCTCGGGTACACGTACGCCGACGTCGCGACGGCGCGGCTCGTGGCCGACCGGCTGGCCGGGGTCGTGCGCGGGCGCGACGCGATGGCCGTCCCCGGCGCGTGGGCCGCGATGGTGAGCAGCGTCCGCAACCTCGGCCGGCCGGGGATCGCGCAGATGGCGATCGCCGCCGTCGACGCGGCGCTGTGGGACCTGAAGGCCCGCCTGCTCGCGCTCCCGCTCGCGACGCTGCTCGGCATGGCGCGCGACCGCGCGCCCATCTACGGCAGCGGCGGGTTCACCTCGTACACCGAGGCCGAGCTCGCGGAGCAGCTCGGCGGCTGGGTCTCCGCGGGGATCCCGCGCGTGAAGATGAAGGTGGGGCGCGATCCCGACGCGGATCTCGCGCGCGTTCGCGCGGCGCGCCGCGCCATCGGCCAGGACGCCGCGCTGTTCGTCGACGCCAACGGCGCCTACTCCCGCAAGCAGGCGCTCGCCTTCGCCGAGCGGTTCGCCGGCGAGGGCGTGCGCTGGTTCGAGGAGCCCGTGACCTCGGACGATCTCGATGGGCTGCGGCTCCTCCGCGGCCGGGCGCCCGCCGGCATGGACATCGCGGCGGGCGAGTACGGCTACGACCTCGTCTATTTCCGCCGCATGCTGGACGCCGGCGCCGTCGACGTCCTGCAGGCGGACGCGAGCCGCTGCGGGATCACCGGCTTCCTCGCCGCCGCGGCGCTGTGCGAGGCGCGATCGCTCGACCTGTCGTGCCACTGCGCCCCCTCGCTGCACCTGCACCCCGCGTGCGCGGTGCAGCGGCTCGCGCACATCGAGTTCTTTCACGATCACGTCCGCATCGAGCGGATGCTCTTCGAGGGCGCGGCGGCGCCCGCGGGCGGCGCGCTCGCCCCGGACCTCGCTCGCTCCGGCATGGGGATCTCGCTCCGGCGCGCCGACGCCGAGCGCTTCGCGGTGTGA
- a CDS encoding thiamine pyrophosphate-requiring protein — MAQTVGEFLLRRLVAWGVRRVYAYPGDGINGIVGAFHRVPDLRFIQVRHEEMAAFMACAHAKFAGEVGVCLATSGPGAIHLLNGLYDAKLDHQPVVAIVGQQDRAALGGHYQQEVDLVTLFKDVAHEYVQMASSPAQIRHLIDRAMRIARAERTVTCVIVPKDVQELDAVEQPPHAHGTVHSGIGYASPRVVPKEEDLRRAADVLNAGKRVAMLIGQGALGAAPEVTRAAEILGCGVAKALLGKAALPDDLPWVTGAIGLLGTKPSWEMMANCDTLFMVGSNFPYPEFLPEEGKARGVQIDIDGRMLGLRYPMEVNLIGDCAETLRALIPYLKLKTDRSWRRKLEESVADWWKVLEARAMNDANPLNPQRVYWELSPRLPDGCILTADSGSSANWYARDIKVRAGMMASLSGTLATMGPAMPYAVAAKFAFPDRPVVAMVGDGAMQMNGINTLITVAKYWREWKDPRLVVLVLNNRDLNQVTWELRAMSGDPKLEASQTLPDFPYAAYAEALGLRGVRIDRPDQVARTWDEAFRVDRPVVVEAITDPEVPPLPPHITLKQAAMLTSALLRGDPGGRGIVRQAYRDMIESWIPHRG; from the coding sequence ATGGCCCAGACCGTCGGCGAGTTCCTGCTGAGACGCCTCGTCGCGTGGGGCGTCCGGCGCGTCTATGCCTATCCGGGCGACGGCATCAACGGGATCGTCGGGGCGTTCCACCGCGTTCCGGACCTCCGGTTCATCCAGGTGCGGCACGAGGAGATGGCCGCGTTCATGGCGTGCGCCCACGCGAAGTTCGCGGGCGAGGTCGGCGTGTGCCTGGCGACCTCGGGGCCCGGCGCGATCCACCTCCTGAACGGGCTCTACGACGCGAAGCTCGACCATCAGCCGGTCGTGGCCATCGTCGGCCAGCAGGACCGCGCCGCGCTCGGCGGGCACTACCAGCAGGAGGTCGACCTCGTGACGCTCTTCAAGGACGTCGCGCACGAGTACGTGCAGATGGCGTCCTCTCCCGCGCAGATCCGCCACCTCATCGACCGCGCGATGCGCATCGCCAGGGCGGAGCGCACCGTCACGTGCGTCATCGTCCCGAAGGACGTCCAGGAGCTCGACGCCGTCGAGCAGCCTCCGCACGCGCACGGGACCGTGCACTCCGGCATCGGCTACGCCTCGCCGCGCGTCGTGCCGAAGGAGGAGGACCTGCGGCGCGCGGCCGACGTGCTCAACGCCGGCAAGCGGGTCGCGATGCTGATCGGCCAGGGCGCGCTCGGGGCCGCGCCGGAGGTCACGCGCGCCGCCGAGATCCTCGGGTGCGGCGTCGCGAAGGCGCTGCTCGGCAAGGCGGCGCTCCCCGACGACCTGCCCTGGGTCACCGGCGCGATCGGCCTGCTCGGCACCAAGCCGAGCTGGGAGATGATGGCCAACTGCGACACGCTCTTCATGGTCGGCTCGAACTTCCCCTACCCGGAGTTCCTGCCGGAGGAGGGGAAGGCGCGCGGCGTCCAGATCGACATCGACGGCCGGATGCTCGGCCTGCGCTATCCGATGGAGGTCAACCTGATCGGCGACTGCGCCGAGACGCTGCGGGCGCTCATCCCCTACCTCAAGCTCAAGACCGACCGCTCGTGGCGGCGCAAGCTCGAGGAGAGCGTCGCCGACTGGTGGAAGGTGCTCGAGGCGCGGGCGATGAACGACGCCAATCCGCTGAACCCGCAGCGCGTCTACTGGGAGCTGTCGCCGCGGCTGCCCGACGGCTGCATCCTGACCGCCGACTCCGGCTCCTCGGCGAACTGGTACGCCCGCGACATCAAGGTCCGGGCGGGGATGATGGCCTCGCTCTCGGGCACGCTGGCGACGATGGGACCCGCGATGCCGTACGCGGTCGCGGCGAAGTTCGCGTTCCCCGACCGCCCGGTCGTCGCGATGGTCGGCGACGGCGCGATGCAGATGAACGGCATCAACACGCTCATCACCGTCGCGAAGTACTGGCGCGAGTGGAAGGACCCGCGCCTCGTCGTGCTGGTGCTCAACAACCGCGACCTGAACCAGGTCACCTGGGAGCTGCGCGCCATGAGCGGCGACCCCAAGCTGGAGGCGTCCCAGACGCTGCCGGACTTCCCGTACGCGGCCTACGCCGAGGCGCTCGGGCTCCGCGGCGTGCGGATCGACCGCCCGGACCAGGTCGCGCGCACCTGGGACGAGGCCTTCCGGGTCGACCGGCCGGTGGTCGTGGAGGCGATCACCGACCCGGAGGTCCCGCCGCTGCCGCCGCACATCACCCTGAAGCAGGCCGCGATGCTCACGTCGGCGCTGCTCCGGGGCGACCCGGGCGGGCGCGGGATCGTCCGCCAGGCGTACCGCGACATGATCGAGAGCTGGATCCCGCACCGGGGTTGA